GGCTATGCATGCCAGCAGTACAGTAGTACAGGACAGTCTTCACCatgttttgacttttgtttaCTTGCTTTCAAGATCAAACCAAAATGACAAGTGACACTTTGACTTGAAATGTCATCAACAAGGTTCAATCAACCCTGGATCACAACCTCACTGCGAAGTTTAACCCGACGTAAAAAGCGGAGTTTTACCAAAGCCAGGAAGACCAAAAAGCTAAAGGATTTCCAGCGCTACCAACACTTAAAGAAGGCTACAAGGTCTGCCTGTAAACATGCGTACAGTGAGTACCTCAACAACATCATCAGCCCTGAGTCGACAACTAACCCAAAACGATTCTGGGGTTTCATCAAAAGCAAAAAATGTGACAATTCTGGTGTCTCTCCACTAAAGGCAAGAAATGGAGTTACGTACTCGGACAGTTTGACAAAAGCAAATATACTGAATGAACAGTTCTCCtcagttttcaacaaggacgaGGACAAGGCAACCATCAAAAACAAAGGCCCAAGTCCATTTCCCTCCATGGGTTCTTTTACTGTGTCATCCGAAGGAGTTAAAAAGTTACTTGATGGTCTTAACATCCACAAAGCAGCTGGTCCAGATGGTATACCATCCAGGGTATTGAGGGAGTTGTCAAAGGAATTTGCTCCAGTGCTTGCTTTATTCTTCCAAGCTTCTATCAATCAAGGTGTCTTACCGGAGGAATGGAAGGAAGCCAACGTCACCCCCATCTTCAAAAAGGGAGAGAGGAATAAGCCAGAGAACTACAGACCTGTGTCACTGACTTCCATAACCTGTAAGATGCTGGAGCATGTGCTATGCAGCCAGATCCTGAACCACTGCGACAGAAACCACATTCTCACCAATGCTCAGTTTGGATTTAGGAAACGGCGCTCATGTGAAACACAACTACTGTTGACCATCCAAGACCTTGCTAGTTCCATTGATGCCAAAGGCCAAATAGATGTCATCCTATTAGATTTTTCAAAAGCCTTTGACAAGGTGCCGCATCAAAGGTTGCTACACAAGCTCAATTACTATGGAATTGATGGCAACATAAGTCAGTGGGTCAGCAATTTCCTAGAAAACCGCACTCAACAAGTCATCTTAGATGGAGCTACTTCAATCCCTGCACCAGTCCTATCTGGAGTGCCACAAGGAAGTGTTCTTGGACCATTGCTGTTCCTGCTGTTTATAAATGACCTTCCTGACTGTGTCTCACAAGGCACAACAGCCAGATTATTTGCAGATGACTGTATCCTGTATCGTAACATCAAGACAGAGGAAGATGCATCTATATTGCAGCAGGACCTAGACCAACTTCAGCAATGGGAGAGTGACTGGAAAATGGAGTTCCACCCAAAGAAGTGCCAGGTTATCCATGTCACCAACAAAAGGAAGTTCATCAAGCAAACATACACAATTCACAACCACACTCTGGAAGAAGTCGACTCTGCAAAATATCTTGGGGTGAACATTCACAAAACCCTAAGCTGGAATAATCACATCAACAGCATCACCAACAAAGCAAATTCCATAAGGGCTTTTCTGCAGCGCAACATAAACCAGTGTCCCAGGAAAACAAAGGAGCTGTGCTACAAGACCTTAGTGCGCCCTATTGTAGAGTACTCCAGCATCATATGGGACCCCCAGACAGCTAGCTACACCCACAAGTTAGAAATGGTGCAGCGACGCTATGCACGCTTTGTGCTTGGAGACTACCGAACAACAAGTAGTGTAACTGCCATGATCAGCCAACTTCAGTGGACCACACTTCAAGAACGGCGTGCACAGGCTAAGGCAGTTATGATGTATAAGATTGTGAATAACCTGGTTGACGTCCCACACACATTTCTGGCACCATGCACCGTTTCTCTGAGGGGTCATTCTTACAAATACATGATACCATTCACCAGGACAGGGGTCTACACACAGTCATTTTTTCCCAATAGCATTAGgatatggaacaatctcccggtAGACCTGATCAACTGTACAACTCTTGCTAGCTTTAAGCAGGGTGTACAGTCAGTCCAGCTCCGCTAGGTCAGCCTGAGCTGTTTTTAGCCGCACGTTCACTGTTCACCCACCTGCACTGTATATGTCTACACCCTCGCATGCACACAACTACCACAGTACGCAATACACCAGATGGTGGACTGTACTTTCACGGAAGaagacttattattatttaaaaaaaatttttttttaataagaaatTCCGACCCACCATACGTGGGTACGAGGATTGAGAATCGGATAATTTTAGCGACAAATTGAAGTGACAGTTGAGTTAGGCCTGTGTACAAATATAAATTATACAACACAGCTGCATATAATGATTGTAACACCATACATtcaagcatagagtaaggacagagattcAACACAACACGCGAAACATTGATACAACAATAAACAGTAAACACGTACAGAGAAATTCGAGAAAAGGACCCACTACTCTAACACGTCCGGAAACTGGGCAGGGGCTTTAGTCGCTAACCTCTTGAACTTTAGCGGCTAGTTTTTGCCGACCAAGTGCCAAAAAGTAGAGCAGTGTTTCCACTTAACCGTCTACCTACCTAGAGTTGTGAGTCTTTCAACTTTCCGACAGAACCTTCGACCATTTCTCAGAGGTACAGTCTGTGCAGGCTGGTTACTTGAAGAACCCAGCTCGTCTTTTTGTCCGATCAACACGCAGCGGCCATATTGAATCCTAATTTCTTGTGCAGCGGTTTTATTTCACCGAGAGCCAGCTGGTAAGCGAACGTCGTTTTAACTGACTTAGCGTGTGCGCAAAGGACCAGTTAAGACGCTTTACCTGTTTTTCACTTTGGGACTGTGTATTGTTCCgccgtgttttgtttttgcatacTAACTAGCTGCGGGTGATGTTCAATCCTGTCATGTTAGAATTAATTTTATTCAGCTAAATTTATTGGTCGACTGttgtctttaattttttttttaattcggctCGAATTACTTGGGCTTTCTAAAGTTCGAAAtatttccataaaaaaaaatatacacacaaaaatcCAATAGGCTTTGCCAATTCGACCCGAATTTAGATTTTTACAGAATGCAGGCGCGGTCTCTATATTTTTGGTCTCCAAAGTATTAATGAcaatacaaattttattttctagtaaagagcattggagagctgttgaagtgACTATAAtacattgttagaaatgaccCCCTTTGACGTAATTTAGTGTTAGAAATGGTTAATTGTTCACCCTTTCGAAAAGTCATGAGATAAGGCTTTAGACATGAAGAATACTTTCGAACTTGAGCGTCTGGAAAGTACGATAGattgttgatttatttatttattttttacttttccaCTCAAGTAACAGCAAGTAATAaagtaatggctttaaagtaaatAAAATGTATTGAGCAGAGAGTCACCTAGCAAACAAACAGCGCTCATTGGTGACAGTATATTTGTGCCAATGGGAAAGTGGATTCATGGGAAAGTATAAACTATAAGAATGAATGCAACAAGGATAttgtttttctctttattttctcacatagtttgttttgttatgcattaaaaataattatgtcggcatacaccaagtgagtttgTTACAATTACAAAAAGAACAATGTTTTGAAAGTCAATATTTTTAGATTTTAGTCACGGAAACCGGTTGAAGGCTTTCATTTAAGATAGCACGAAAATAAAACCTGCAAGCCAATTAACGGTAAGTGGttgttaattaaaaattaaaatgaattatTTTCAGGATCTCGACGACGTGAGCTAATTATCTCACGTCCAATTGGCCTAGAAAGCTAAAGGCTCTGCATGTCACAAGTGTGTGCAATCCATAATATTATGGcataaacataatttgtttttttttaacgattGTAAATGTCGCAATTCAGCGGTATTAGTGCgatgaaattttcaaataagtaaacaaattaagCCAATAATAAACATGTACAATGGGAAATGTGTTAAGGCCTAGCCTAGGCGTCTTTAGTTTTGAAGCAGCGTCGTCAACCATTCTTTAGGCCTATACCGAATTTCAGCGAAATCGGACCTATCATACTATCATCCGAAACCATACTTCCTAACAATGTTCACAATGTCAATTGGTGAGactaaaattaatatcaatCGTTTAGCAAACGTAGACAAGTCTACCTTATCTTCAAATGCCCTGGTGTATTTTCACCACAACTTTGAGGGCTACCAATTTTAATAGGGGGCGCCCTACATAAAGTCAATTTTAATACTGACTGAACGGGGGCGCCCTACAAAAAATTTCACTGCACTTTTTCCATAACTATCAGATAACTTGGATTGAATCCGTATAGTTGGATATTTAATACTACTTTCTGTTTTACTTTCAATTTTTAAGTACCGAATCACATTCTCACTGTGGATTAGGAAGTGGGGAAGTAAACAGTCTGCAATGACGTCACACAGTGTAAAGTTGGCAGCTTGTTGTCGGGCAAAGTATCCTTCTTTTTGTGTTCGGGTGGACATCGCAAAGAGTTAGACtattgttgatcgtcctttttttgcggatggggagggaagttttgtgtgttttttgttttgtttttaagttttgttgacatgccaaatatgattgaaatcaagaataaagaaatcatcacaatcactataaaacagagggtttgtgtgtttttgatgttttcaatagttttgccaaacaaatttaactcatagatgacattttctgtaagtTTACagtgtaaactttttcaaataactaagcacagtgtagcccaagtaattTAAAGAATTGGTCTTGCTtcgccaacatgaataaaaaccttctttaaacatcttttcaaacctgtacattttgaaaaaaaatatcagctgaaaaacctgggcagtaaaagtataaagaaaTATCCATGCAGACACgggagaaaagaaaaagaagaaacaaaatggggTCGGGAGGgtttgaacggtcgggcggggacgatcaacatttttttttatgtggccttatcTTGAATACTTTttctaacttgggactagccttaagtttttaatatctactaggaccagtcctaaatCTTAGTGAAATTGTGAACTTGCAACCGTGCAATGtccatatttaaaggcagtggacactattggtaattgtcaaagactagccttcacagttggtgtatctcaacatatccataaaataacaaacctgtgaacatttgagctcaatcagtcatcgaacttgcgagataataatgaaagaaaaaacacccttgtcacacgaagttgtgtgcgtttagatggttgatttcgagacctcaagttctaaacctgagtctcgaaatcaaattcgtggaaaattacttctttctcgaaaactatggcacttcagagggagccttttctcacaatgttttataccatcaatctctccccattactcgtcaccaagaaaggttttatgctaataaatattttgagtaattaccaatagtgtccactgcctttattagtTGGTTTGTGAGTGCTACACAATTTTCCTCAACAATCACTACCTCAGAATTGAGGAAGTTTCTATAATAACAAAATGCTTGATTGATGGGAATTTGAGTTTTTACAAACTTACACAAAAACAAGATGTGCTTTGGAGACAGGATATTAAACTTTAGTTGTGCATGAAATACGCACACATAAGTGTGCAATGACTTAAAACATGGCCAGCGGTATAGCCACGGGGGGCTTGGGCATCTGCCACCTCCCCGGTGTCTCCGAGAATCATAAAGTCCCCCCAACCTGAAcagcagcccccccccccccccccccatgtacCAAGTGTAGTGGCTAAAGCTGCTACACAGGATCTTGGCCCCTTAAAAATTGCTCTGCGCAAAAAAACGTGCTTTTACAGCAACTTGTTACCAGCTGATGCTCCACTCATTGAGCCCAGGGTAGACGAGAAGCGAAACGTCAATTCATTTTGAATAACGGTTCAAGTACGACGGGTGGAATGCCCTCTCGAAACGTGGTTCCCAGAAACATCTGATGCTGTGAAATGACTCCTTAAAAACTTCTCTAAATCGACGACTAACAAGTAAGAATATTAGTACAGTCACAGCCGAATTAATCAGGACTAGGTTAAGAGCAACACTTGGCCAAGTATCTTCGTCTTGCGAAAGACCAGCGCGGAAAAAATCGTGCTTTGTTTGGAGAAGCAGGACTGGTAACCACGTCGCGAAGAACAGTAACGATTTGGCAAATGCCATTCGGATGATGCCGGAGTTGAATTGGTTGGTAGTTGGCCGCGGCCGCCGAGGGTACTTAAGTAATTCAGACAGCCGGTACTCATCACGGCATCGTACCCTCGTTTGCAGATCGTCGAATTTCACCCGGGGTTTGTTGTTGTGGCGATTTTCCTGCTGCCGACCAGGGGCCTTTGATGTTAGATTTAGACGCGATGCGTCATTTGATGAGACTGATGATGGTAGGCTGTTCTCGGTTCGTTGGAATGACGTTGTGGCCACTTCATTCATTTCAATGCCGGGCGGTGCCGTGGCGGCCAGCGAGGGGTGTGCTCTTAGATCAGATGCGGGAAAATTATGCGGCAACATGAGAGAAACTTGAGTGGCAGCACTGATGAGACTCAGAGAAGGTCTGCTGTGACCATCCACGCTGACGCGGGTCCTGCGTCTAACGGCTCGAAACAAGGCTAGGTACAGCCAAAAGGTAACCAGAAAAGCTACAGCAGTCGCCGCGAGAAGCGAAAACAGTCTCACGTTTGTTAGCCATCGCGGCGATACGATGATGCAGTGGTGTTGGTCACCATCTTCTTCAAGGAGTTTGTACTCCGCCGGTAGAGTGAAGGCACACGCTAGTATCAATGCACTCGTAGTAGAAAGAACTATAACAAACTTCGTCTTCCATTGGTTGACACTCCGCCGTCTGAACCCCCTGGGTACACGGCAGGCAGTGTACCGGTCCGTGGCTATCAAGGTCAGAAGAAACAAGGACATGTAGATAGAGAAATGAAGAGACGCATCTGAGATCCGGCAGCGCATTATGGCGGCGTCGTTTTGGACGTGTGGGTCGACAACAATAAAGATATACATGATGACCATTCGGCATACACAGACCATGAGGTCGGCCAGCGCTAGCCCGATGATCAAGGCGTGCACGTGGAGATGGGGATGACGTTTGGAGAACACCTTGATGACGAGATAGTTTCCTGGAACGCCGATTGCGAATATCAGCCCGTCTAAGAATGGCGGGAACCATGTGGCTACAACCATACTtttaatggttttgtttttcaaagattttataaGCTCGAACTGTAGATGATCCGATGACGATGTTGATGATGTCTAAAACAAGAGTAAAAAAGAACAAGATTGATATCATTTTTAGCCTTATTTTAGTATAAATATTATTGGGCATACTTTACAAGACAGTTTACAAAACAGTGTAAGACTATGATCAAAATGACAAAGGAAAATCGAACCAGCAACACATTGCATGTAAACAACAATAAGTTAACATATAGAACTGTGGCCTGGCCGGAGCCTTCGTTTTAAATAGGGAAAtgttattcaaaacaaaaaaattgttttttacaaaaataaaaagctcAGCATAATAcagtagttgtcaaagacattGGATGTTTCCAAACTGATCTCCCCCAACTTAATGAGGGATTCACAAGAACGGTCAAATCACAACATGATTCCGACCCGTCGGTCCAACAGAGAAAGAGACATTAGTAAAATTATTGTGTGAacatcagttaaaaaaaatttcacTTCAACGTCAGTG
The sequence above is drawn from the Asterias rubens chromosome 9, eAstRub1.3, whole genome shotgun sequence genome and encodes:
- the LOC117294692 gene encoding uncharacterized protein LOC117294692; the encoded protein is MVVATWFPPFLDGLIFAIGVPGNYLVIKVFSKRHPHLHVHALIIGLALADLMVCVCRMVIMYIFIVVDPHVQNDAAIMRCRISDASLHFSIYMSLFLLTLIATDRYTACRVPRGFRRRSVNQWKTKFVIVLSTTSALILACAFTLPAEYKLLEEDGDQHHCIIVSPRWLTNVRLFSLLAATAVAFLVTFWLYLALFRAVRRRTRVSVDGHSRPSLSLISAATQVSLMLPHNFPASDLRAHPSLAATAPPGIEMNEVATTSFQRTENSLPSSVSSNDASRLNLTSKAPGRQQENRHNNKPRVKFDDLQTRVRCRDEYRLSELLKYPRRPRPTTNQFNSGIIRMAFAKSLLFFATWLPVLLLQTKHDFFRAGLSQDEDTWPSVALNLVLINSAVTVLIFLLVSRRFREVFKESFHSIRCFWEPRFERAFHPSYLNRYSK